A genomic segment from Pseudomonas sessilinigenes encodes:
- the hda gene encoding DnaA regulatory inactivator Hda, with protein sequence MKPIQLPLGVRLRDDATFINYYPGANAAALGYVERLCEADAGWTESLIYLWGKDGVGRTHLLQAACLRFEQLGEPAVYLPLAELLDRGIEILDHLEQYELVCLDDLQAVAGKADWEEALFHLFNRLRDSGRRLLIAASTSPRELPVKLADLKSRLTLALIFQMRPLSDEDKLRALQLRASRRGLHLTDEVGHFILTRGTRSMSALFELLERLDQASLQAQRKLTIPFLKETLGW encoded by the coding sequence ATGAAACCGATTCAGCTGCCCCTGGGTGTGCGTCTGCGTGATGACGCCACCTTCATCAACTACTATCCAGGCGCCAATGCCGCTGCACTCGGCTATGTCGAGCGTCTTTGCGAAGCCGACGCCGGCTGGACCGAAAGCCTGATTTATCTCTGGGGCAAGGATGGCGTGGGTCGTACCCACTTGCTGCAGGCAGCCTGCCTGCGCTTCGAGCAGTTGGGGGAGCCTGCGGTATACCTGCCGCTGGCCGAGTTGCTGGATCGTGGTATCGAGATTCTCGATCACCTGGAGCAATATGAGCTGGTGTGCCTGGATGATCTGCAGGCCGTGGCTGGCAAGGCTGACTGGGAAGAGGCGCTGTTTCACCTGTTCAATCGTTTGCGTGACAGCGGTCGGCGCTTGCTGATCGCAGCGTCGACCTCTCCGCGTGAATTGCCTGTGAAACTGGCGGACCTGAAATCACGCCTGACCCTGGCGTTGATCTTCCAGATGCGTCCGCTTTCGGATGAAGACAAGTTGCGTGCCCTGCAGTTGCGCGCCTCCAGGCGGGGCCTGCACCTGACCGACGAAGTCGGGCACTTTATCCTGACGCGTGGTACCCGCAGCATGAGTGCGTTGTTCGAGTTGCTCGAGCGTCTCGACCAGGCTTCCTTGCAGGCGCAGCGCAAGCTGACCATTCCGTTCCTGAAGGAAACCCTGGGCTGGTAA
- the yidD gene encoding membrane protein insertion efficiency factor YidD produces the protein MRKLALVPIQFYRYAISPLMADHCRFHPSCSCYALEAIETHGLLRGGWLTFRRLGRCHPWNPGGYDPVPPIPTSRSSSMAE, from the coding sequence ATGCGTAAACTGGCCCTCGTTCCGATCCAGTTTTACCGCTATGCCATTAGTCCTCTGATGGCCGATCACTGTCGTTTTCACCCCAGCTGTTCCTGCTACGCGTTGGAAGCCATCGAAACTCATGGCCTTCTGCGTGGTGGCTGGCTGACCTTTCGTCGTTTAGGTCGCTGTCATCCGTGGAATCCCGGTGGTTACGACCCGGTTCCACCTATCCCTACCTCCCGCTCTTCTTCGATGGCCGAGTAA
- the yidC gene encoding membrane protein insertase YidC has translation MDIKRTILIVALAIVSYVMVLKWNQDYGQAALPTQNVASSTTTPGLPDTPTGTPAANDDIPRATSDTAAPAEVPVAASKDLIEIKTDVLDLAVDPQGGDIAQLRLPLYPRRQDHPEIPFQLFDNGNERTYLAQSGLIGSSGPDANPAGRPVYSAEKKSYQLADGQDQLVVDLKFSKDGVNYIKRFTLKRGLYDITVTYLIDNESAQPWTGAMFAQLKRDASSDPSSSTATGTATYLGAALWTSSEPYKKVSMKDMDKVNEDKSKAPITESVQGGWVAWLQHYFVTAWIPPKGENNQVLARKDSKGNYIIGYTGPSMTVAPGAKAETSAILYAGPKSQAVLKELSPGLELTVDYGFLWFIAQPIFWLLQHIHSLVGNWGWSIIFLTMLIKGIFFPLSAASYKSMARMRAVAPKLAALKEKFGDDRQKMSQAMMELYKKEKINPLGGCLPILVQMPVFLSLYWVLLESVEMRQAPFMLWITDLSIKDPFFILPIIMGATMFIQQQLNPTPPDPMQAKVMKMMPIIFTFFFLWFPAGLVLYWVVNNCLSIAQQWYITRKIEAATKKAAA, from the coding sequence ATGGATATCAAACGCACGATCCTGATCGTCGCCCTGGCAATCGTGTCCTACGTCATGGTTCTGAAATGGAACCAGGATTATGGCCAAGCTGCCTTGCCGACTCAGAATGTTGCTTCCAGCACGACCACTCCGGGCTTGCCCGACACGCCAACCGGCACTCCAGCTGCCAATGACGACATTCCACGCGCGACCAGCGATACCGCTGCTCCTGCGGAAGTGCCAGTGGCCGCAAGCAAGGATCTCATCGAGATCAAAACGGATGTGCTCGACCTGGCTGTCGATCCACAAGGTGGGGATATCGCGCAACTGCGCCTGCCACTGTATCCACGTCGCCAAGACCACCCGGAAATTCCTTTCCAGCTGTTCGATAACGGCAACGAGCGGACTTACCTGGCACAAAGCGGCTTGATCGGCAGCAGTGGCCCCGATGCCAATCCGGCTGGCCGCCCTGTCTACTCTGCAGAAAAGAAAAGTTATCAACTGGCTGATGGTCAGGATCAACTGGTCGTCGACCTCAAATTCAGCAAGGACGGGGTCAACTACATCAAGCGCTTTACCCTCAAGCGCGGCCTGTATGACATCACCGTTACCTACCTGATCGATAACGAAAGCGCCCAACCCTGGACTGGTGCGATGTTCGCCCAGCTCAAGCGTGATGCCAGCTCCGATCCATCCTCCAGCACCGCCACCGGTACCGCGACTTACCTGGGCGCCGCCCTGTGGACAAGTTCCGAGCCGTACAAGAAAGTGTCCATGAAGGACATGGACAAGGTAAACGAGGACAAGAGCAAGGCCCCGATCACTGAAAGTGTTCAAGGTGGCTGGGTTGCCTGGCTGCAACACTACTTCGTGACCGCCTGGATTCCGCCAAAAGGTGAGAACAACCAGGTTCTGGCACGCAAGGACAGCAAAGGTAACTACATCATTGGCTACACCGGCCCTTCGATGACCGTTGCTCCAGGCGCCAAGGCTGAAACCAGTGCCATTCTGTACGCCGGTCCGAAAAGCCAGGCCGTGCTGAAAGAGTTGTCCCCAGGCCTGGAACTGACTGTGGACTACGGCTTCCTGTGGTTCATCGCCCAACCGATCTTCTGGCTGCTGCAACATATCCACAGCCTGGTTGGTAACTGGGGCTGGTCGATCATTTTCCTGACCATGCTGATCAAGGGGATCTTCTTCCCACTGTCGGCAGCCAGCTACAAGTCCATGGCACGCATGCGTGCAGTGGCTCCAAAACTGGCTGCGCTGAAGGAAAAATTCGGTGACGATCGCCAGAAAATGTCCCAGGCGATGATGGAGCTGTACAAGAAAGAGAAGATCAATCCATTGGGCGGCTGCTTGCCGATCCTGGTGCAGATGCCGGTCTTCCTGTCCTTGTACTGGGTACTCCTGGAGAGCGTGGAAATGCGCCAGGCTCCGTTCATGCTGTGGATTACCGACCTGTCGATCAAGGATCCGTTCTTCATCCTGCCGATCATCATGGGCGCCACCATGTTCATCCAGCAGCAGCTGAACCCGACTCCGCCGGATCCGATGCAGGCCAAGGTGATGAAGATGATGCCAATCATCTTCACCTTCTTCTTCCTGTGGTTCCCAGCGGGCCTGGTGCTGTACTGGGTAGTGAACAACTGCCTGTCGATCGCACAACAGTGGTACATCACTCGTAAGATCGAAGCTGCTACCAAGAAAGCAGCTGCCTGA
- a CDS encoding AI-2E family transporter: MVDARRWVWLGAALLVCGFFYLLHPILSPFLVALLLAYLFDPLVDRLEKWGLSRTWGVVAVFALFILIVMTLLLVLVPMLAKQLVRLYELAPQMLDWVQHTAMPWVQSRLGLADGFWKFDKVKAAISEHMGQTTDIVGVVLSQATASGLALIGWLANLVLIPVVGFYLLRDWDLMMAKIRSLLPRNREERVVALAGECHEVLGAFIRGQLLVMLALGGIYAAGLMVVGLELGLLIGLIAGLAAIVPYMGFIIGIGSALIAGLFQFGGDLYPMIGIVAVFMVGQALEGMVLTPLLVGDRIGLHPVAVIFAILAGGELFGFTGVLLALPVAAVIMVLVRHVHDLYKDSDIYSGAEDPDL; the protein is encoded by the coding sequence ATGGTTGATGCCCGTCGTTGGGTCTGGTTGGGTGCGGCGCTTCTGGTTTGTGGGTTCTTCTACCTGCTGCATCCGATCCTGAGCCCGTTCCTGGTGGCGCTGCTTTTGGCCTATCTGTTCGATCCGCTGGTGGATCGCCTGGAAAAATGGGGCTTGTCGCGTACCTGGGGGGTGGTCGCGGTCTTCGCCTTGTTCATCCTGATCGTGATGACGTTGCTGTTGGTCCTGGTTCCCATGCTCGCCAAGCAGTTGGTGCGGCTCTATGAGTTGGCCCCGCAGATGCTCGACTGGGTGCAGCACACTGCGATGCCCTGGGTCCAGTCCAGGTTGGGGCTGGCCGATGGTTTCTGGAAGTTCGACAAGGTCAAGGCCGCGATCAGCGAACATATGGGGCAGACCACCGATATCGTCGGCGTGGTGCTGAGCCAGGCCACGGCTTCGGGGTTGGCGCTGATAGGCTGGTTGGCCAACCTGGTGCTGATCCCGGTGGTCGGTTTCTATCTGTTGCGTGACTGGGACCTGATGATGGCCAAGATCCGCAGCTTGTTGCCGCGTAATCGTGAGGAGCGCGTGGTGGCGTTGGCGGGAGAGTGCCACGAAGTGCTGGGGGCCTTTATCCGTGGGCAGCTGCTGGTGATGCTGGCGTTGGGGGGGATCTACGCAGCGGGGTTGATGGTGGTAGGGCTGGAGCTGGGCCTGTTGATCGGGCTGATTGCCGGGCTTGCGGCCATCGTGCCGTATATGGGGTTCATCATCGGCATCGGTTCGGCCTTGATTGCCGGTCTGTTCCAGTTTGGCGGCGACCTGTACCCGATGATCGGTATTGTTGCGGTGTTCATGGTGGGCCAGGCCCTGGAGGGCATGGTCCTGACCCCCCTGCTGGTTGGCGATCGCATAGGCCTGCATCCGGTGGCGGTGATTTTCGCGATTCTTGCCGGTGGAGAGCTGTTCGGCTTTACCGGTGTATTGCTGGCCTTGCCTGTGGCGGCGGTGATCATGGTTTTGGTACGCCATGTGCACGACCTGTACAAGGACTCGGATATCTACAGTGGCGCAGAAGATCCCGACCTGTAG
- the mnmE gene encoding tRNA uridine-5-carboxymethylaminomethyl(34) synthesis GTPase MnmE gives MNVPRETIAAIATAQGRGGVGIVRISGPLAAVAAKAISGRELKPRFAHYGPFLNAQGDVLDEGIALYFPGPNSFTGEDVLELQGHGGPVVLDMLLQRCLELGCRLARPGEFSERAFLNDKLDLAQAEAIADLIEASSAQAARNALRSLQGAFSQRVHHLTEQLIALRIYVEAAIDFPEEEIDFLADGHVLSMLDGVRNELSTVLREAGQGALLRDGMTVVIAGRPNAGKSSLLNALAGREAAIVTDIAGTTRDILREHIHIDGMPLHVVDTAGLRDTEDQVEKIGVERALKAIGEADRVLLVVDATASEASDPFALWPEFLEQRPDPAKVTLIRNKADLSGEPIVLETCDDGHVTISLSAMAAGPGLELLREHLKACMGYEQTSESSFSARRRHLEALRYASAALEHGRDQLTLAGAGELLAEDLRQAQQFLGEITGAFSSDDLLGRIFSSFCIGK, from the coding sequence ATGAATGTCCCTCGTGAAACCATCGCCGCTATAGCCACTGCCCAAGGTCGCGGTGGCGTGGGCATCGTAAGGATTTCCGGTCCCCTCGCTGCGGTGGCCGCCAAGGCCATCAGCGGCCGGGAACTCAAGCCGCGATTTGCTCATTACGGGCCATTTCTCAATGCCCAGGGAGACGTGCTGGACGAAGGCATCGCCTTGTATTTTCCAGGCCCCAATTCCTTCACCGGTGAAGATGTGCTGGAGCTGCAAGGGCACGGTGGGCCTGTCGTCCTCGATATGCTGCTGCAGCGCTGCCTGGAACTGGGCTGCCGCCTGGCCAGGCCCGGAGAATTCAGTGAGCGCGCCTTTCTCAACGACAAGCTCGATCTGGCCCAGGCCGAAGCCATCGCCGACCTGATCGAAGCCAGTTCCGCACAGGCTGCACGCAATGCCTTGCGCTCGCTGCAGGGGGCGTTTTCCCAGCGTGTGCATCACCTCACCGAACAGCTGATCGCCTTGCGTATCTATGTCGAGGCCGCGATCGATTTTCCCGAGGAAGAAATCGACTTCCTCGCCGATGGCCACGTATTGAGCATGCTCGATGGGGTTCGTAACGAATTGTCCACAGTGCTACGCGAAGCGGGTCAGGGCGCCTTGCTCCGTGACGGTATGACGGTGGTGATCGCCGGGCGACCTAACGCAGGCAAATCCAGCCTGCTCAATGCATTGGCAGGACGCGAAGCCGCCATCGTCACCGATATCGCTGGCACCACCCGGGATATCCTGCGGGAACATATCCACATCGATGGCATGCCACTGCATGTGGTGGATACCGCCGGTCTTCGGGACACCGAGGACCAGGTAGAGAAAATCGGTGTCGAACGCGCACTCAAGGCAATCGGCGAGGCGGATCGAGTGCTGTTGGTGGTCGATGCCACCGCCAGCGAAGCTTCTGACCCCTTTGCCTTGTGGCCGGAGTTTCTCGAACAGCGGCCGGATCCCGCCAAGGTCACTCTGATTCGCAACAAGGCCGACCTGAGCGGTGAACCCATCGTCCTGGAAACCTGTGACGATGGCCATGTCACCATCAGCCTCAGCGCCATGGCCGCTGGGCCAGGCCTGGAGTTGCTTCGCGAGCATCTCAAGGCGTGCATGGGTTATGAGCAAACGTCCGAGAGCAGCTTTAGCGCCCGGCGCCGGCACCTGGAGGCGTTACGCTACGCCAGTGCCGCCCTCGAGCACGGGCGGGACCAATTGACCCTGGCCGGTGCGGGCGAACTGTTGGCAGAAGACCTGCGACAAGCCCAGCAATTCCTCGGTGAAATCACCGGCGCATTCAGTTCCGATGACCTTCTAGGACGTATCTTCTCCAGCTTCTGTATCGGCAAATAA
- the rnpA gene encoding ribonuclease P protein component, with product MSQDFSREKRLLTPRHFKAVFDSPTGKVPGKNLLLLARDNDLDHPRLGLVIGKKSVKLSVERNRLKRLMRESFRLHQDSLVGWDIVIVARKGLGDVENPELIQHFGKLWKRLARSKPAPAVKSETVGVDSPDA from the coding sequence GTGAGTCAGGACTTCAGTCGGGAAAAGCGTCTGCTTACACCCCGGCACTTCAAGGCAGTCTTTGACTCCCCTACCGGCAAGGTTCCGGGGAAGAATCTCCTGCTCCTTGCTCGCGACAACGATCTCGATCATCCCCGTCTAGGGCTTGTGATCGGGAAAAAGAGCGTCAAGCTCTCTGTTGAGCGAAATCGTCTTAAACGCCTAATGCGCGAATCGTTTCGCCTTCACCAGGACTCGCTGGTTGGGTGGGATATCGTTATCGTCGCGCGCAAAGGTTTGGGCGATGTAGAAAACCCTGAATTAATCCAGCATTTCGGTAAGCTCTGGAAACGCCTGGCGCGCAGTAAGCCAGCACCAGCAGTAAAATCCGAAACTGTAGGGGTAGACAGTCCCGATGCGTAA
- the rpmH gene encoding 50S ribosomal protein L34, producing MKRTFQPSTIKRARTHGFRARMATKNGRAVLSRRRAKGRARLAV from the coding sequence ATGAAACGTACTTTCCAACCAAGCACTATCAAACGCGCTCGTACCCACGGTTTCCGTGCTCGCATGGCTACCAAGAACGGTCGTGCCGTCCTGTCGCGTCGTCGCGCCAAAGGTCGTGCGCGTCTGGCAGTTTGA